In the genome of Arachis stenosperma cultivar V10309 chromosome 6, arast.V10309.gnm1.PFL2, whole genome shotgun sequence, the window ACCTCTTGGCCATCTACAAAGGAAACAAGGCTTAGTGTGCAAACTCACAAGATCGCTCTATGGTGATTAAGACAGGTCTCTCGACAATGGTTCACCAAATTTTGTTCTACACTCACTGAGCATGGGTTTAAACTGTCCAAGTAAGATTACTCAATTTTCTCCTTAGGTGAAGGTGAGTCTACTACATTCCAATTGTTTATGTCGACAACATCATCATTACTATCCCTATGGATGATGTAGACAATGTCAAGCAGAAACTCCAATCAATTTCTTAGTCTAGAGCTAGAAAGATAGAAGAAAAGAATCTCTCTTTCACAAAGAAAATACACACTATCTATTTGGAGGATACAAAATTACTTAGACTGCAAGACTGCCAATACACCTATGGAGACCAAACTTAAGCTCAAAGCTGCAGAGGGTGATCCTATGCCAGATCGTTCAATTTATCGTAGACTCATTGGTCAATTGATGTATTTGACCATCTCTAGACCTGATATCACATTTATAGTAGTCAAACTTGCATAATACATGTCAGATTCTAGATTACCTCATCTAAATGCTACTCATCAATGTACTTAGACATTTAAAAGCTTCACCAGGATAAGGCTTTCTCTTCTTCTCACAATTGAAATTCAATATTTCGTTGTATATAGACGCAGATTGAGATAGTTGTCTTGACACACATAGATCAACCACTAGCTATTACACATTCCTTGGTGACTCCTTGGTATCATGGAAAAATAAGAAGCAAAATGCAGTATCATGGAGTTCGACTGAGGCAAAGTATAGAGCATTAGCAAATGCCTCGTGTGAAATTGTCTCCATCATTGCTCTTTTGAAGTTTATGGACGTTGAAGTCAACTCAGTCATGCTGTTTTGTGATAATTTTTCGACCATCAACATGGCCACGAATACAGCAATGCACGAGAAACCCAAATATGTCGAAATTGATTGCCACTTCATACGAAAGACACAACTAGAAAATGAATTAATACAGATAGATTTACAGACaaatttagtctttattacagaAAAATTTTTGGTTACCAACGAAATTACTgacggattttgtccctctgtaaaaACCTCATCgaaaattatttaccgacggatttttttcTTCGAAAAATTACCGCCGGATTTTTACCAGTTACCGACGAATTTTCTCTCTGTAAATTCTCCATCCATTTCCCGAAGGTGACAAACTTTCCGACGAATTTTCCGCCGataattacagacgaattttctaacggattttctgtctgtaattacagacgaattttctgacaaattttttgtctgtaattacagacgaatttttcgACAGCTTCTATCTGTAATTTGAACCTTGGAAAATCATCTGACACTCTGATTACAAAcaaaaaatctgtctgtaaattCGTTAGTAAggtaaaatagattttttttttattttttcaattacaaaataaacttgttttcatacaaaataaatataaatttaatacaaatttttatttaatttgtattcgaatatttataatatttaaaaaaataaacaaattcatcgtatttatcaagcaagtcaatataattcaaaacataGACAAAATGTATTGATACATTAACTATAGTCCTCAGTGTATTATTCAACTATACTAAATTTTTCAACTATAATTTATAACATTGTATTATATGAGAAAAATTACATTATGCAAATCTCTACAAGCCAATCAACCTCCCGCACATGCTTTGAGTAATGTCGTGTTGCTTTATATCTCTTAATGCAATTAGAAAAGGAATACACTTCTTGGCTATAAAATTTCAAAGTACTGCATGTCAGTAAAAGTACACAGCAgagaaaaatacataaaaaatgtCAATAATAAAAGTTATTCCATTTTGTTATGGCACAAAAAACTCATTACTCAACATCCTTAATGAAAATTATGTCAATTGAAAGTATAAGAACTAACCATGATCTGTACAATATGAAAatatttcaatatataatttattaactCTTCGAAATAAAAGACCAAACAAACAAGTTTTATGGAAAGAAAAGGCCAATAAGCACAATTTCAAATTAACTTTCCAAGGTTAAGAGTCTATATAGCAAGGTATAATCCATCTGTCGACAAAAAATATTGAAGACATACCAAGGTATGTAGCATGTCAATTGTCAAGAATATAACACCAGAAAACAATAGCTACAAATAGAAACATGCATCTCATATTTGGTTGTGAAGTATGATAGATAAGTTTGACATACCAGCAGTTTGAGCTGTAATAGGTTGATATACTTGTCCTATTCTTCCTCCTGCATTGCTGGGAGGGAATGTTTGCATATTTGCCAAGGGACTGCATCCATTATCAGGGGAACCAAGCTTCAACGCAAGGCATTACAATAGGAGTTTACACTGATGCTACACAATGAAAAAGTTTACAAATAGATCCTGATCAAGTTTCAATAAACAAAAAGAACACGATGATAAGgtataatttttcttgttagtaaTGTCAGTTAGAATCAAATACAAAAGTCACCAAGGGCGAATTCAATCTTGCAGCTCAAATTTGTGTTTGCTAAGTCTCCGTAAAGAAATTGGCTTACAACAAACATGTAAAATGAGGAGCAGATTTGGCGGTCTTTCTCGCTCTTCTCCTCCAAATGCACTCGCCTATGGCCGAATTGGGAGTGCAGTAACCACTGTCACAGATTAGTAAACTTCTATGGATTCTGAAAGTGTTGGAGAAGCGAGAACTTCCGAAGGCGACAGATCTATCCATTAAGATGGTTTTTTCTTTCTGCCAGTTTGAGAGATGCGCCTTAACAGTTGAGTTTCCCTTTTCATCCCTCTgtaagacaaaaataaaaaccttATCACAAGTAGATAAAGTAGATATAGAGATAGTAAAGTAGCAGCAGCATCAAAAGCAACGATGTAGAATGCATTTGTCTTCTTCTGCATATATCAAGAAACCAGTTAAATGAATTCAAACGAATTACATTAAATAAATTCATTTCCACCACATAGTTGGACAAGGCATTAAGGAGTCTTTGAAAATTCACTCTCTCATTATTATGCAATTTGTCAAGTTAAATTCTTCAGGATTTCTGAATCTTTTAAGATTTTTCAGAATGATCCTCTTAAGGTAAATTAAAGAAAGGGATAGAaatcatttatatattttaattaaattaccCGGTGGCCTCTGGAGAAAGGTTTCCTGCTTCCAGTGCAGCTGTGTGCATCACAGAATTGGTGTAAGAAGAATTCTCAAATTGTCAATGTAAGAAAGCAATAGCTACCAATAATGTGCAACATTTTACAGAAAAGAAACTAATATCATACCATGGAGTCGGCATGCTGCAGGACCATCATTAACAGGAAAACAACTATCTGCTAAGTTCTGTAGAAAATAATTAGAGACAGATATAAATTGTGTATACCATCAATTTAGCCCTTGAATACTTAATAACATAGACAATTTAACCTCCGAATAACTAAATAAGTCCATTGTGTTCAAATGATTTACTTAGTTTGTTGATAAATTTCCCAAACTCATATAGCAACTGATGTTGGACTTGTTTAGTCCTTCAAGGGCTAAATTGTCAACTTTTCAATCTTTTGAGATAAATTGGTGGCTTGAAACAAATATGGTTAAAACAAATGAATAGACAGACTGATGCACACCTCGCACAGATGTTTATTTCTTGCAGCGACAGCAGGATTACATTTTGATTTTTTCAACCCAAAATTGATTTCAATGTCACAGTGCAATGCGCCACATAGATCTGCTAAGCACTGGCTCTGATTCTGGATCAAGCACAATGATCTTTCAGTTAGTGATGCTACTACATGTCTACATGTAATGTTAAGTAAAGTAAGCCATAAgtcttttttgtttctttcaaCAGAATTTCTAGTTTTAAAATTCAGACAGGCCAATACCCAATATCTTAATATCAAAATGATAAAAGAATATTATTGACAGGAAACTATTTATGCTTAGGAAAGTTAAACAATCAAAGCATCTAATAGAAATAACCCCAAATAAgggatttttttttctcatcctTAAGAGGATCAACTAGTCACTATCAGTCAACAGCAGATTTCTCTATAGTAACCATTGAAATAAGAAAGCATAGAGAAGCTTAGCTTAAATAAAACTAGAATGACCCGATGACAAAGCTTAAATCTAACAGTGGTAACCTTTTAAAAAGAGAAATTGTATTGAAAAAAGTATTTCTACTGTGAATAACAAAAGGCGGAAGAGAATGTAACACAGAAAATTACTTAAAGACCGAGAAATGTGAAAAATTGAATAGGTTCATTCTCTTTGTAGTTCTCTTGAAGCCGAGAAATGTAACCGAGAAATGATAATTCCACCATTTTCAGCCTCTTTGTAGTTCTCTTGAAGCCGCTTCCTTGCCGAAGCAAGTCTCTCTGCGTCAAAATCTCTATCTCTTTATTCTCTCTGTCTCTGCAATTAATATTCAAAGCAACAATGTGTGAGGAAGAGATTAATAATAACACCCCCATGTCTATGATGCATTTTCCCCTACGCCCCACATTCATtgcttttcttcattttttttaattttattttcatacttcGTGATGTTAGTAACAACATTTGGAGGGTTAAGACACTTCCAAAATGGTTATAAAAACATAATAGTCACAACTGTACATTTTGGAAGGCGATGGAAGGAGTAGGGACTGAAGGTGGCGGCGTTGGTTTTGGCGGAGCTTCTTTGCGGGGAATCACTTTTGGTTTTGGCTCTGCCTCTGAGGTGTTACAGTCAAACCCATAACTTTCATCTGTGTCAGCATACAGAAGCAGAAAAGCATTATTGTTCGCcaaaattcaaaacaacaaaGACACACACAAAAAGAAGATTTGAATAAGATGCGCAAGTACTCACTATGTGGATTTGGTGAGTATGCAAAATAGAATATTAATAACGCCAAACAGGGCCTCAAACTTTACcatgatataaaaaataaaaattaaaaaaagggtCCAAGAAAGACCTGATGATGCCCGTTTTGGGTGGTTTTTTCAGCGGTGGAGAGTCCCCATCAGCTGCAAATGTAAATGCAATGCCAACAAtatcatcaaacacttggattTCTAATTTCTTAACTAAGAAAAATGTCCCAAAACATTTGAGTTGAGGTTTGGTTTTACCCATGAGAGAAGCTGTTCCACCCGATTGATTCAACCTCACCCACTCATCCACAATTTCCTTCCACTTCCTGCAAATAAAACAGCTCAATCAAGTACACTGAAATTATGATAAGATTAattcaattttgaaaataaaaagaaaagtagtGTTTAATCAACAACCTCACAAGTAGCTTCACCTGTTTATCAAGCTCCCTAGCTCTGGCCTCCACTTCTTGGCGTTTTTTCTCTACAACTCTTAACTGTCAATATAATCAAGCAGATATGTTAAATATCACATAATTTGAGTTTAAAATCAACTTTGTTAAGCCAGAAGAGCGCCaccttttctaatataactggAAATTTTCCTTCTGCTTGTAGTCTAACTTTCACAAGATCAGTTGGATTTGCAACTGCAATTGCCACAGCACCTGTTGATAAcacaaagtaaaaaatatttgcATTACATATTCAAATAGAATAACATTTATTCTTCATAGTAAAAAGACAAGAATCCACagattagaaaacaaaaatactttaataCTCTCTCCAGTTACATTGATTTATTAATGTACTAAAAGAGGTAGAACACAACACAGAATGATAACGGTTCATTTATTGGCTAAGTACACAGAATGATAACCCTTTTCAAGTACACAGAATGACTCAGCCATGCATTTTATACTTAATTGATTCAAATTATCCTCCTGCTTCTTTGCTGGTAAAATTTATCAAAACCTTCAGAAATTTTAAGTGAAAGATAGCGAAGGCTTTAATCTTAGCAAGTAACCTCAAACAAGAAAAGCTTATACCTTCCTTTCTTATCAATTTTTGTTCAGTCAACTGTCAAATAAGAACACATtcaaataattagaataaagcaataaaattTGGTTTAATAAGGAGAAATAAGCTACAAGACATGTCCTGAATATTAACTCACCTCCAAATCAACATATGAGGAATTTCTTCCTATTGATTTAAGAAATTTGTCAAGACCACTTGCATTTAGAGCTGCAATTTAAAGAATCAGACTTTATATATCAGTATAACTGCAACAATGCATAATGGATCCAACAAAGGACCTATTAACTTCTGTCTTATGTCAACTAAACTCAATATGCTAAATTTTCACAGCTAATCCAACAAATTGTGTCAGATGAAATACTTTTCAACCTAGAGTAATGGAACTATGGCAGCCTCATCGATTTTTTAGAATTGCGATTGCAACAATGATTAATTACATCATGCTGTTAAAACACCTTTACTCTCTGCAAGAGTTGCTATACTTAACAATAAATAGTTAGAAATATCTCAAGACATATGAagtaaaaatatatgttaataaaataatagaaatatagaatCCTATAAAGCTTAGCCTAAATTTGGTTAGGGCACCCCAAAGGATAAATGTCTTGTTGCAATCATGATACCTATGATTCCCTCTCAACCTGTCATGCCGAATCTCTCCTATATGAACCGAAGCACAAGTGAAAGCTCCACCTGCAAAGAACCAACCACCATTTCCTTTCAAATTTCAATGGCCACAAAACATAGAATCACATCGTACATCTAAGTCTCTGTTAAAACACTCAAATACATAAACAAATCCACTAAACATTAGGAAACAGATCCATAACAAGAATGCAAAATcctcattaaaaaaaaacaaagctAAAATGC includes:
- the LOC130933894 gene encoding uncharacterized protein LOC130933894 — encoded protein: MVELSFLGYISRLQENYKENEPIQFFTFLDIGHVVASLTERSLCLIQNQSQCLADLCGALHCDIEINFGLKKSKCNPAVAARNKHLCENLADSCFPVNDGPAACRLHEFFLHQFCDAHSCTGSRKPFSRGHRKKTNAFYIVAFDAAATLLSLYLLYLLVIRFLFLSYRGMKRETQLLRRISQTGRKKKPS